One segment of Tenrec ecaudatus isolate mTenEca1 chromosome 1, mTenEca1.hap1, whole genome shotgun sequence DNA contains the following:
- the LOC142431064 gene encoding olfactory receptor 7E178-like, with product MELKNLTGISEFLLLGLSEDPKLQNLLFGLFLCIYLITVAGNLLITLVINSDPHLHTPMYFFLSNLSLADTGFISTTVPKMLVNTQTQIKSITYAGCLTQVSFFYLFGGLDCMFLSVMAYDRFVAICHPLHYTAIMNSRLCGLLVLISICIGLLDSLMHTLMVTQLTFCADVKIPSFFCDPLYLLNLACSDTSKNTILVYFITVVFGGVPASGILFSYTRISSSILRLASSDGKYKAFSTCGSHLTVVCLFYGTGIGVYISSSVSSCTKYGSVASMMCAVFTPMLNPFIYSLRNKDIKRASWRFLSGRT from the coding sequence ATGGAGCTGAAGAATCTAACAGGCATCTCAGAATTCCTCCTCCTGGGCCTTTCTGAGGATCCAAAACTGCAGAACCTCCTCTTTGGCCTTTTCCTGTGCATTTACCTGATTACTGTGGCTGGGAATCTTCTCATCACCCTCGTGATCAACTCAGATCCGCAtctccacacacccatgtacttcttcctctccaatCTCTCCTTGGCTGACACTGGATTCATCTCCACTACTGTCCCCAAGATGCTGGTGAACACCCAGACACAGATCAAATCCATCACCTATGCGGGCTGCCTGACACAAGTATCCTTCTTTTATCTCTTTGGAGGTCTGGACTGTATGTTCCTCAGCGTGATGGCTTATGACAGGTTCGTAGCCATCTGTCACCCCCTGCACTACACTGCTATCATGAACTCCCGCCTCTGTGGCTTGCTTGTTTTGATATCTATTTGCAttggtcttctggactccctGATGCATACTTTAATGGTCACACAACTTACTTTTTGTGCAGATGTGAAAATCCCTAGTTTCTTCTGTGACCCTTTATACCTCCTCAACCTTGCTTGTTCTGATACCTCCAAAAACACCATATTAGTATATTTTATCACTGTCGTCTTTGGTGGTGTTCCAGCCTCAGGGATACTTTTCTCTTACACTCGAATTAGTTCCTCCATTCTGAGACTTGCATCTTCAGATGGGAagtataaagccttttccacctgtggCTCTCACCTGACAGTGGTTTGCTTATTTTATGGAACAGGTATTGGTGTGTACATTAGTTCATCTGTCTCATCTTGTACAAAATATGGTTCAGTGGCCTCAATGATGTGTGCTGTATTTACTCCCATGCTGAACCCCTTCATCTATAGCTTGAGGAATAAGGACATCAAGAGAGCCTCGTGGAGGTTCCTTAGTGGAAGGACATAA